In Notolabrus celidotus isolate fNotCel1 chromosome 22, fNotCel1.pri, whole genome shotgun sequence, one genomic interval encodes:
- the spata7 gene encoding spermatogenesis-associated protein 7 homolog, with protein MGYAEWDKIMESRTGSVSSRPGSSPSVRGQTFKSSPFCPRSSSKLTQSIIKDHMISHYKKVYSAKAAIDASVPKSLIHSVKYNDQIRQERLRKGGRPQSAQSLSQRNSRASCSSAQSRSSAHYNESPYLYSRSSMDSSLRLNTSFNAKDIVYPSNKVSLQNQHHHIRPASEMKYHSPEATLDRRQSACSLGVSGDQSCYKAFRDPVQKTYSGDLLMKHSQVFTQDKPFTPKTLRSDKSSYLSKYRYYQAPRRKTTEDCTGSRLMRQETYHGSTKTKEHTQELYESSQGFNTEREWSEDDFSGTCFSASREHSRANKSRDHELFYTSSRLSTEGGKSSTMNSVSKEEEELMYLEFISAVTEDILSRAHISNRVLEKVMNRHIDMNRHCLDEGKMRHLLEVLRQEFEEPANISNSTSEPKKKENGLFDSLLPHLASEREGAKTKDNENLLPCESRMQNRRLPDYCDPLSPYPPLCSSESTSTSLSKTIDIDGGGDNFKKGISSSWLSEHVPDNAALAQEDSHQNQTDTAALNKEIGNDSQECTSVSSDKAFHEDTAEVSYIGQSKELDDLGRSLSESLCVSSSTQHSNVKTTEQNTNTAATVSDDEF; from the exons ATGGGATACGCTGAGTGGGACAAAATCATGGAATCGAGAACAG GGAGTGTATCATCTAGACCAGGGTCCAGTCCTAGTGTGAGAGGACAGACATTTAAAAGTAGCC ctTTCTGTCCCCGCTCCTCAAGCAAGCTGACGCAGTCCATAATCAAAGATCACATGATTTCTCATTACAAAAAGGTTTACTCAGCTAAAG CTGCCATTGATGCCTCAGTACCCAAAAGCTTAATTCATAGTGTAAAAT ACAATGATCAGATCAGGCAGGAGCGGCTGCGGAAGGGTGGTCGTCCTCAGTCAGCTCAATCTCTCTCACAGAGGAATAGCAGAGCCTCCTGCTCCTCAGCCCAG AGCCGATCATCAGCACACTACAATGAAAGTCCCTACCTCTACTCAAGAAGTTCCATGGACTCCAGCCTAAGGTTAAACACTTCCTTTAATGCAAAAGACATAGTATATCCATCAAATAAAGTTAGTCTACAGAACCAGCATCATCACATTCGCCCAGCATCAGAGATGAAGTACCACAGTCCAGAAGCTACTTTAGACAGAAGGCAGTCAGCATGTTCACTGGGAGTTTCAGGAGATCAGAGTTGCTACAAGGCTTTCCGGGACCCTGTTCAGAAGACATACAGTGGGGACTTGCTCATGAAACATTCACAAGTCTTTACTCAAGACAAACCTTTCACCCCTAAGACTCTGAGGTCAGATAAGAGTTCATATCTGTCAAAATATCGCTACTATCAAGCACCACGGAGGAAAACTACAGAGGATTGCACTGGGTCTAGATTGATGAGACAGGAGACATATCATGGAAG cacaaaaacaaaggagCACACACAGGAACTGTATGAGTCATCTCAG GGATTTAATACAGAGCGCGAGTGGTCTGAAGATGACTTCAGCGGCACATGTTTCTCAGCATCCAGGGAACACAGTCGAGCAAACAAGAGTAGAGACCATGAATTATTTTACACTTCATCCAG GCTCTCAACAGAAGGGGGGAAATCTTCAACTATGAATAGTGTATCTAAAGA agaagaagaactaaTGTATCTGGAgttcatttctgctgtcacAGAGGATATCTTGTCCAGAGCGCACATTTCTAACAG GGTACTTGAAAAGGTGATGAATCGACATATCGACATGAATCGGCACTGTCTTGATGAA GGTAAAATGCGCCACCTTCTGGAAGTTCTGCGTCAAGAATTTGAAGAGCCAGCCAACATATCCAACTCCACATCAGAGcctaaaaaaaaggagaatggCCTGTTTGATTCTCTCCTACCACATCTGGCATCAGAGAGGGAAGGAGCCAAGACCAAAGATAACGAGAACCTGCTCCCTTGTGAGTCACGGATGCAGAATCGACGTTTGCCAGATTATTGTGATCCTTTATCGCCGTACCCACCCTTGTGCTCTTCTGAAAGCACTTCTACTTCACTATCTAAAACAATTGACATTGATGGAGGAGGTGACAACTTCAAGAAGGGCATTAGCTCTTCTTGGCTCAGTGAGCATGTTCCAGATAATGCAGCACTGGCACAAGAGGACTCCCATCAAAATCAAACAGACACAGCAGCATTAAACAAAGAAATCGGCAATGACAGCCAAGAGTGCACCTCTGTAAGCAGTGACAAAGCATTTCATGAGGACACAGCTGAGGTCAGTTACATTGGACAATCCAAAGAGCTTGATGATCTGGGGAGGAGTTTGTCAGAGTCACTTTGTGTGTCCAGCAGTACACAACACAGCAATGTGAAGACTACTgagcaaaacacaaatacagctGCCACTGTCAGTGATGATGAGTTTTGA